Proteins encoded in a region of the Planococcus citri chromosome 1, ihPlaCitr1.1, whole genome shotgun sequence genome:
- the LOC135833460 gene encoding RNA-binding protein 26-like → MNLKNPDLFRSWLIGQLEPICKANPEPVSKYVCALLKKEKSDDELKESLISQLDIFLESSTEEFVNFLMDVLENEKYLNDDTKFQLSEPVNMDKDDDVKLDASVEIELEIENEKKEQRKSPSPIQAPTPSPPHRSQFQKSFSPRQSRRSRFRNERRRLGGRKSRRDSSHSDSPGPERRTTGRRRSASGSSESSNKSPRRSWIASKPSDVKKYKHRNFAARSPPAGQRSRSNSPNLRKRRPTNGDFRKRPRQASRSNSDEERSYNVSQPKRVTNNNYQNEIGRNMHVAGIPAGEPTFNQKQRCIDFESKGYCARGDMCQYDHGPAPIVLDNNLFNGIVSLPPPPVHNNVFQNLYPPQYVNTSFPPKPFRSENVPQVTTRELISVPTIPLPEKFDNKQKTLQDGKPSYGHIFSSLPPGVSQTTIELSNVPAELNNIPSLYEKFSSFGNITLIQAKRNGDANIALLTYTNATEAALAFINVDSTIPKAKAAWYADKCLLKPFPRKSIPASGQANVKSYLLKRNPAAPAAVNSTANDETSPIKPTTPVKPTPLKSPVSKPDKVPKVRKQDPGRLISDLINKKKELLEKQLSSRREIEDKMKSLEKTSKDYKIWSEVLKKLNDVIAEGHKSLQSSLIQRKEYLQKMNIVPMDSATINSMKERQNKPPQPTTFGTNHAPPKPENDSDNVPNSSNESDQVEEPVFEINVDSSILSQELENDEEAAKPSQGDVKSDKETESKTPPANIDYTRVIVTGFENGDDEDLIKHFAQFGTILDKEIDKTIPQATIIYDNRKSAEEAKKQGRNFQDRLLSVTVYGGKKYQPLVRRVATFNPQYEKEFPSYAPYGGGAASAVSGNPYKYTKNQQAHAQVSSPAPRPASRNFYSYRVDQKSRGGANQVSKPVENNIMKLTEEEDLVTFLQKGGIDAKEVEKYMD, encoded by the coding sequence atgaatttaaaaaatcctgaTCTATTTCGTTCGTGGTTAATCGGGCAACTTGAGCCGATATGTAAAGCGAATCCCGAACCAGTATCCAAATACGTTTGCGCGttattgaaaaaggaaaaaagcgATGATGAGTTGAAAGAAAGTTTGATATCTCAGTTGGACATATTTCTCGAATCGAGTACCGAAGAATTCGTTAATTTCCTAATGGACGTGttggaaaacgaaaaatatCTAAACGACGACACTAAATTCCAACTATCCGAACCAGTAAATATGGATAAAGATGATGACGTCAAATTAGATGCAAGTGTTGAAATCGAActagaaatcgaaaatgaaaagaaagaaCAGCGGAAATCACCGTCACCCATTCAAGCCCCAACACCATCTCCGCCGCATCGttcgcaatttcaaaaatccttctCACCTCGACAATCGCGACGCAGCAGATTTCGTAACGAAAGACGCCGCTTGGGAGGTCGTAAAAGCAGACGAGATTCGTCTCATTCCGATTCCCCTGGACCAGAACGCCGAACTACCGGAAGACGACGATCAGCTTCGGGCTCTTCGGAATCGTCTAATAAATCCCCTCGCAGATCGTGGATTGCATCCAAACCTTCCgatgtgaaaaaatacaaacatcGTAATTTCGCCGCTCGTTCACCTCCTGCTGGTCAGAGATCGAGATCAAATTCGCCTAATTTACGGAAACGCAGGCCAACCAATGGTGATTTTCGTAAAAGACCGCGTCAAGCTTCGCGTTCCAATTCGGATGAAGAACGATCGTATAATGTTTCGCAGCCCAAACGTGTGACcaataataattatcaaaacGAAATCGGTAGAAATATGCACGTAGCTGGAATACCTGCCGGTGAACCGACATTTAATCAGAAACAGCGGTGTATTGATTTCGAAAGTAAGGGTTATTGTGCCCGAGGTGATATGTGCCAATATGATCATGGTCCGGCTCCTATCGTCTTGGATAACAATTTATTTAATGGAATCGTATCGTTACCACCTCCTCCTGTACATAATAACGTGTTCCAAAATTTATATCCCCCGCAATATGTGAACACCAGTTTCCCGCCGAAACCATTCAGGTCCGAGAATGTCCCTCAGGTTACCACCAGAGAACTCATATCAGTTCCGACGATACCGTTACCGGAGAAATTCGATAATAAACAGAAAACCCTGCAAGATGGAAAACCATCGTATGGTCACATATTCAGTTCATTGCCTCCGGGAGTCAGCCAGACTACCATCGAGTTGAGTAACGTTCCAGCTGAACTTAATAATATCCCTAgtttatatgaaaaattttcgtcctTCGGTAACATTACATTAATTCAAGCTAAACGTAACGGTGACGCTAATATCGCCTTGTTGACCTATACGAACGCCACCGAAGCAGCTTTAGCTTTTATCAATGTCGATAGTACTATTCCAAAAGCGAAAGCTGCCTGGTACGCTGATAAATGTCTTTTGAAACCGTTCCCTCGTAAATCTATACCTGCGAGTGGTCAAGCTAACGTCAAATCATACCTATTAAAACGCAATCCGGCCGCACCAGCTGCTGTCAATTCTACCGCTAATGATGAAACATCTCCTATTAAACCAACAACGCCAGTTAAACCGACGCCACTGAAATCGCCAGTCAGTAAGCCAGATAAAGTACCCAAAGTTAGAAAGCAGGATCCGGGTCGGTTAATTTCCGATTTAATTAATAAGAAAAAAGAACTTCTAGAGAAACAGTTATCATCTCGAAGAGAAATCGAAGACAAAATGAAATCACTCGAGAAAACAAGCAAAGATTACAAAATATGGTCTGAAGTATTGAAAAAGCTTAACGACGTTATAGCCGAAGGTCATAAAAGCCTTCAGTCTTCGTTAATACAACGTAAAGAATATTTACAAAAGATGAACATCGTTCCGATGGATTCGGCCACCATAAACAGTATGAAAGAACGACAAAATAAACCACCTCAACCAACCACCTTTGGGACGAACCACGCTCCCCCTAAACCCGAAAATGATTCCGATAACGTTCCGAACAGCTCGAACGAATCCGATCAGGTGGAAGAACCAGTTTTCGAAATCAACGTCGATTCGTCCATTCTGAGCCAAGAATTGGAAAATGACGAGGAAGCCGCAAAACCTAGTCAAGGTGATGTTAAATCTGATAAAGAGACCGAGTCGAAAACACCTCCAGCCAATATCGACTACACTCGAGTAATCGTAACAGGTTTCGAAAACGGTGACGACGAAGACTTGATCAAACACTTCGCCCAGTTCGGCACCATTCTCGATaaagaaattgataaaacaatACCACAAGCGACGATAATCTACGATAACCGTAAATCTGCCGAAGAGGCTAAGAAACAAGGCCGAAATTTCCAAGATAGGTTACTTTCAGTGACCGTCTACGGTGGTAAGAAATATCAGCCTTTGGTCAGACGTGTGGCCACGTTTAACCCGCAATACGAAAAAGAATTTCCTTCTTATGCTCCTTATGGTGGCGGTGCTGCGAGTGCAGTCAGTGGTAATCCGTATAAATACACTAAAAATCAGCAAGCTCATGCTCAAGTATCATCACCTGCCCCTCGTCCTGCCAGTCGTAACTTTTATTCGTACCGAGTTGATCAGAAAAGTCGCGGAGGAGCCAATCAGGTAAGCAAGCCAGTCGAAAACAACATTATGAAGTTGACCGAAGAAGAAGATTTAGTAACGTTTCTGCAAAAAGGGGGTATCGATGCTAAAGAAGTCGAAAAATACATGGATTAA